The nucleotide window CCGCTTCGCGGCCCTGTTCGGCGTGCCGCTCGGCTTCTTCTTCTCGAACGAAGAGTCCGCAGAGCGCGAGCGCAGAAACATCGTCCGCCACGCCAACCGCCGCACGCTGGGCGACCGCGCGGACGGTCTCTTGGAAGAACTGCTCTCGCCCGACCTGGGCGGCAGCTTCGAGGTTTTCCGCTCGGTCTTCGAGCCGGGCAAGGAGCTGAAGGAAGCCCAGCTCCGCCAGACGGAGGAGGCCGGGTATCTGGTCTCCGGGCGGCTCGACCTTTGGATCGGCGATCGGCTCTTCCACTTGGAGCCGGGAGATTCCTTCCGCTTCGATCATGAGCCTTTCCGCTGGCGCAATCCGGGCAAGGAACCGGCCGTGGTGATCTGGGTCATCGCGCCGCCGGTCTACTGAACCGCCCCTTTCAAAGAAAAGCAGAACAGGGAACCACCATCATGGCCGATCTACCCTCCACAGCCCGCGTAGTCGTCATCGGCGGCGGCGCGGTGGGCTGCTCCGTCCTCTACCACCTGGCTCTGATGGGCTGGCGCGACTGTCTGCTTTTGGAAAAGAACGAGCTGACCTCCGGCTCGACCTGGCATGCGGCGGGCAACTGCCCGACCTTCTCCGGCTCCTGGTCGATCATGAAGATGCAGCGCCACTCGACCAGCCTCTACAAGCGGCTGGCCGACGAGGTCGACTACCCCATGAACTACCACAACACCGGCTCCATCCGCCTGGCGCACAGCCGCGACCGCATGGAGGAGTTCCGCCACGTCTGTTCCATGGCCCGCCATCAGGGCATCGAGTTCGACTTGATGACCCCCGCGGAGATGCAGGCCGCCCACCCCTTCCTGGAGGTTCACGACATCGAAGGCGGCGTCTGGGACCCGACCGACGGCGACATCGATCCCGCGCAGCTGACCCAGGCGCTGGCCAAGGGCGCGCGCGACCTGGGCCAGAAGATCATCCGCTTCGCGCCGGTCGAGAACGTGACGCGCACGCCCTCCGGCGAGTGGGAGGTGACCACGCCGCTCGGCAAGGTGACCTGCGAGATCGTGGTGAACGCCGCCGGCTACCGGGCCGCCGAGATCGGGCGCTTCTTCGGGCGCGACATCCCTTGTGTCACCATGGCGCACCAGTTTCTGGTCACGGAGTCCATTCCGGAGCTTTCGGCGCGCAGCGAGCAGGTGCCGCTGCTGCGCGACCCGGACGTCTCCTATTACCTGCGCCAGGAGCGCGACGGCCTTATCCTCGGCCCCTACGAGTGGCAGGCGACGCCGCACTGGGTGTCCAAGGACGACCCCATGCCGAGCGACTTCTCCTTCCAGCTTTACCCCGACGATCTGGAGCGGCTGGAGTACTACATCGAGGACGCCTGCCGGCGCGTTCCCATCCTGGGCACGGCGGGCGTCTCCAAGGTGATCAACGGCCCGATCCCCTACACCCCCGACGGCAACCCGCTGATCGGACCCATGCCCGGCGTTCCCAACGCCTATGAGGCTTGCGTCTTCTCCTTCGGCATCACCCAGGGCGGCGGCGCGGGACGCGTGACGGCGGAGTGGATCGTCAACGGAGAGACCGAGTGGGACATGTGGTCGGTCGACCCCCGGCGCTTCACCAGCTACGCCACCAAGGAGTACACCCGGGCCAAGGCCGTGGAGCTCTATCAGCGGGAATACGCCATCGGCTTCCCGAACGAGGAGAGGCCCGCCGGACGGCCGGCCAAGACCTCGCCGCTCTACGGCATCCTGAAGGCCAAGGGCGCGGTCTTCGGCGCGCGCGCCGGGTGGGAGAGGGCCTGCTGGTTCCCGCGCCCCGGAAAGGACGACCCGGAGACCCCGCTCACCTTCCACCACGCCAACTGGTTCGAGGCCGTGGGCGAGGAGTGCCGCGGCGTGGCCGAGGGCGTCGGCATCCTGGATCTGCCCGGCTTCTCCCGCTTCGAGATCGAGGGGCCGGGCGCCGCCGCCTGGCTGGAGAGCCTGATCACCGGGCGTTTGCCCAAGGTGGGCCGCATCGGGCTGGTCTACTTCGCCGACGAGGGCGGGCGGATCGTCACCGAGATGACCGTGACCCGCTTCGCCGAGGAGCGCTTCTGGCTGATGACCGGGGCGGGCGCGGAATGGCACGACCGCGACTGGCTCATGGCCCATTGGCCCCAGGACGCGGGCTTTACCCTGGAGAACGTCTCCGCGGCCTGGGGCACGCTGGTGCTGACCGGCCCGAAGAGCCGGGAGGTGCTGGCCCAGGTCTGCGAGAACGACCTCTCCTCCGCCGCCTTCCCCTGGCTCAGCCACCAGCCGGCGGTGATCGGCATGGCGCGCGGCCATGCGCTGCGCGTCTCCTACGCCGGAGAGCTGGGCTGGGAGATTCACGTTCCCATGGAGCAGTTGGCGGGCGCCTACGAGCAACTCTGGCAGGCCGGCGAGGCCCACGGCATCCACGACTTCGGCATCTACGCCCTGGAGTCCCTGCGGCTTGAGAAGGGCTACCGCTCCTGGAAGCTGGACCTCTCCACCGACTTCACGATCCTGGAGGGCGGGCTGGAGCGCTTCGTCGCCTGGGACAAGGGCGACTTCGTCGGCAAGGCCGCGCTGGAGAAGGAAAAGCAGCAGGGGTCGGCCACCGGCTTCGCCACCCTGACCTTCGAAGAGGACTTGAGCGCCGAGGCGCCCTATCTCTCGACCGTCTGGAAGAACGGCGATCAGGTCGGGCTGGTGACCTCGGCGGGCTATGGCCACCGGATCGGGCGGTCCCTCGCCCTCGTCAACCTGCGCAGCGACCTGATCCGGGTCGGCGAGGCTTTGGAGGTCGAGATCCTGGGCGAGCGCAAGGCCGCCCAGGTGGTGGAGGGCCCGCTCTACGATCCCGCCAACGAACGGCTGAAAGCCTGAGGAGACGGTCATGAGCGGCATTCCCACCCAGGCCCGCGTCGTCATCATCGGTGGCGGCGTGATCGGCTGCTCGGTCGCCTACCACCTGACCCAGCTCGGCTGGCAGGACGTGGTGCTGCTGGAGCGCAAGCAGCTTACCTCCGGCACCACCTGGCATGCCGCCGGTCTGATCGGCCAGCTGCGCGCCACCTACAACATGACCAGGCTCGCCAAGTACTCGGCCGAACTCTACCGCTCGCTGGAGCAGGAGACGGGCGTCGCCACGGGCTTTCGCCAGCACGGCTCGCTGGCGCTGGCGCTTTCCGACGACCGCATGGAGGAGCTGTCGCGCGGCGCCTCCATGGCCCACACCTTCGGGCTGGAGGCCGAGGTTCTGAGCGCGGAGGCCTGCGGCGATAAATACCCGCTGGTTTCCCTCGACGGGGTCAAGGGCGGCGTGTTCCTGCCGACCGACGGGCAGGCCGATCCGGCCAACATCGCGCTGGCGCTGGCCAAGGG belongs to Limibacillus sp. and includes:
- a CDS encoding FAD-dependent oxidoreductase; amino-acid sequence: MADLPSTARVVVIGGGAVGCSVLYHLALMGWRDCLLLEKNELTSGSTWHAAGNCPTFSGSWSIMKMQRHSTSLYKRLADEVDYPMNYHNTGSIRLAHSRDRMEEFRHVCSMARHQGIEFDLMTPAEMQAAHPFLEVHDIEGGVWDPTDGDIDPAQLTQALAKGARDLGQKIIRFAPVENVTRTPSGEWEVTTPLGKVTCEIVVNAAGYRAAEIGRFFGRDIPCVTMAHQFLVTESIPELSARSEQVPLLRDPDVSYYLRQERDGLILGPYEWQATPHWVSKDDPMPSDFSFQLYPDDLERLEYYIEDACRRVPILGTAGVSKVINGPIPYTPDGNPLIGPMPGVPNAYEACVFSFGITQGGGAGRVTAEWIVNGETEWDMWSVDPRRFTSYATKEYTRAKAVELYQREYAIGFPNEERPAGRPAKTSPLYGILKAKGAVFGARAGWERACWFPRPGKDDPETPLTFHHANWFEAVGEECRGVAEGVGILDLPGFSRFEIEGPGAAAWLESLITGRLPKVGRIGLVYFADEGGRIVTEMTVTRFAEERFWLMTGAGAEWHDRDWLMAHWPQDAGFTLENVSAAWGTLVLTGPKSREVLAQVCENDLSSAAFPWLSHQPAVIGMARGHALRVSYAGELGWEIHVPMEQLAGAYEQLWQAGEAHGIHDFGIYALESLRLEKGYRSWKLDLSTDFTILEGGLERFVAWDKGDFVGKAALEKEKQQGSATGFATLTFEEDLSAEAPYLSTVWKNGDQVGLVTSAGYGHRIGRSLALVNLRSDLIRVGEALEVEILGERKAAQVVEGPLYDPANERLKA
- a CDS encoding XRE family transcriptional regulator — encoded protein: MTAPVAGLPRGDAGKLAPKTGSLGGDLRALRRARGLTLTELATAIDRSVGWISQVERGLSEPSISDLRRFAALFGVPLGFFFSNEESAERERRNIVRHANRRTLGDRADGLLEELLSPDLGGSFEVFRSVFEPGKELKEAQLRQTEEAGYLVSGRLDLWIGDRLFHLEPGDSFRFDHEPFRWRNPGKEPAVVIWVIAPPVY